A window of the Pseudoliparis swirei isolate HS2019 ecotype Mariana Trench chromosome 13, NWPU_hadal_v1, whole genome shotgun sequence genome harbors these coding sequences:
- the LOC130203934 gene encoding testican-2-like isoform X1, producing MLSPERSETKACICNQRALMADGLTAAITVINQPTVCNAEWKQIEKFGVLFSSSDSLSFPPHCCSSLPQEVEDDYIKNIEENVGSDETVDTTKDPCQNVKCSRHKVCVAQGNQRAMCVNRKKLEHRGKQSEHLEAHETSCKLCPVAASSPVCGSDGHNYASECKLEQQACLTGKELSIMCAGFCPCATAPVTLSNTDTKRESCTGQDLADLGDRLRDWFQLLHGNAKQNNSGKLRAGTASVLDKSLVASCKDSIGWMFSRLDTNSDLYLDQAELAAINLDKYEVCIRPFFNSCDSYKDGKVSTAEWCLCFWREKPPCLAELERIQVQEAAKKKPGMSIPSCDEDGYYRKVQCDQSRGECWCVDQHGGEMMGTRVHGNPDCDEVEGYSGDFGSGVGWEDEEEKEAEDTGEEAEEEEEEEGEADDGGYIW from the exons ATGTTGTCCCCCGAGAGGAGCGAGACTAAGGCATGTATTTGCAATCAGCGTGCATTAATGGCTGACGGTTTAACTGCTGCCATAACTGTAATAAACCAACCCACTGTTTGCAATGCTGAATGGAAGCAAATTGAGAAGTTTGGAGTGTTGTTTTCCTCCTCtgactctctttctttccccccccactGCTGCTCGTCATTGCCACAGGAAGTCGAG GATGACTACATCAAAAACATTGAGGAGAACGTTGGCTCTGATGAAA CCGTGGACACCACCAAGGACCCGTGCCAGAATGTGAAGTGCAGCCGCCATAAGGTGTGCGTCGCCCAGGGCAACCAGAGGGCCATGTGTGTCAATCGCAAGAAACTGGAGCACAG AGGCAAACAGTCCGAGCATCTCGAGGCTCATGAAACCAGCTGCAAGCTGTGTCCTGTCGctgcctcctcacctgtgtgcggCTCTGATGGACACAACTACGCCTCTGag TGTAAACTGGAGCAGCAGGCCTGCCTCACGGGCAAAGAGCTGAGCATCATGTGTGCTGGCTTCTGCCCCTGCGCCACAGCTCCCGTCACCCTCTCAAATACTGACACGAAACGTG AGAGCTGCACTGGCCAGGACCTGGCAGACTTGGGAGACCGTCTGAGAGACTGGTTCCAACTCCTTCACGGAAACGCGAAGCAGAATAACTCTGGCAAGCTCAGGGCTGGCACCGCTTCAG TGCTTGACAAGAGCCTTGTAGCCAGCTGCAAAGACTCCATCGGCTGGATGTTCTCGAGGCTGGACACTAACAGCGACCTGTATCTGGACCAGGCTGAGCTGGCTGCTATTAACCTGGACAAGTACGAGGTCTGCATCCGACCCTTCTTCAACTCCTGTGACAGCTACAAGGATGGGAAGGTCTCTACAGCAGAGTGGTGCCTCTGCTTTTGGAGAGAAA AGCCGCCGTGCCTCGCCGAGCTGGAGAGGATCCAAGTGCAGGAGGCGGCCAAGAAGAAGCCCG GGATGTCCATTCCTAGCTGCGATGAGGACGGCTACTACAGGAAGGTTCAGTGTGACCAGAGCCGAGGGGAGTGCTGGTGCGTCGACCAGCATGGAGGAGAGATGATGGGCACCAGAGTCCACGGCAACCCTGACTGcg ATGAAGTAGAGGGATATTCTGGAGATTTTGGGAGTGGAGTGGGatgggaggatgaagaggagaaggaggcagaggacaccggagaggaggcggaagaggaggaggaggaggagggcgaggcgGACGATGGAGGATACATCTGGTAG
- the LOC130203934 gene encoding testican-2-like isoform X3, with amino-acid sequence MLSPERSETKACICNQRALMADGLTAAITVINQPTVCNAEWKQIEKFGVLFSSSDSLSFPPHCCSSLPQEVEDDYIKNIEENVGSDETVDTTKDPCQNVKCSRHKVCVAQGNQRAMCVNRKKLEHRGKQSEHLEAHETSCKLCPVAASSPVCGSDGHNYASECKLEQQACLTGKELSIMCAGFCPCATAPVTLSNTDTKRESCTGQDLADLGDRLRDWFQLLHGNAKQNNSGKLRAGTASVLDKSLVASCKDSIGWMFSRLDTNSDLYLDQAELAAINLDKYEVCIRPFFNSCDSYKDGKVSTAEWCLCFWRESSIQMFFHPSSWRSMRLEENETQDFLNKSIRANTIV; translated from the exons ATGTTGTCCCCCGAGAGGAGCGAGACTAAGGCATGTATTTGCAATCAGCGTGCATTAATGGCTGACGGTTTAACTGCTGCCATAACTGTAATAAACCAACCCACTGTTTGCAATGCTGAATGGAAGCAAATTGAGAAGTTTGGAGTGTTGTTTTCCTCCTCtgactctctttctttccccccccactGCTGCTCGTCATTGCCACAGGAAGTCGAG GATGACTACATCAAAAACATTGAGGAGAACGTTGGCTCTGATGAAA CCGTGGACACCACCAAGGACCCGTGCCAGAATGTGAAGTGCAGCCGCCATAAGGTGTGCGTCGCCCAGGGCAACCAGAGGGCCATGTGTGTCAATCGCAAGAAACTGGAGCACAG AGGCAAACAGTCCGAGCATCTCGAGGCTCATGAAACCAGCTGCAAGCTGTGTCCTGTCGctgcctcctcacctgtgtgcggCTCTGATGGACACAACTACGCCTCTGag TGTAAACTGGAGCAGCAGGCCTGCCTCACGGGCAAAGAGCTGAGCATCATGTGTGCTGGCTTCTGCCCCTGCGCCACAGCTCCCGTCACCCTCTCAAATACTGACACGAAACGTG AGAGCTGCACTGGCCAGGACCTGGCAGACTTGGGAGACCGTCTGAGAGACTGGTTCCAACTCCTTCACGGAAACGCGAAGCAGAATAACTCTGGCAAGCTCAGGGCTGGCACCGCTTCAG TGCTTGACAAGAGCCTTGTAGCCAGCTGCAAAGACTCCATCGGCTGGATGTTCTCGAGGCTGGACACTAACAGCGACCTGTATCTGGACCAGGCTGAGCTGGCTGCTATTAACCTGGACAAGTACGAGGTCTGCATCCGACCCTTCTTCAACTCCTGTGACAGCTACAAGGATGGGAAGGTCTCTACAGCAGAGTGGTGCCTCTGCTTTTGGAGAGAAA GCTCCATCCAAATGTTCTTTCACCCAAGCTCGTGGCGATCGATGAGGCTCGAAGAGAATGAAACGCAAGACTTCTTAAACAAATCAATACGGGCAAATACAATTGTGTAA